One genomic segment of Equus quagga isolate Etosha38 chromosome 20, UCLA_HA_Equagga_1.0, whole genome shotgun sequence includes these proteins:
- the SERPINA5 gene encoding plasma serine protease inhibitor isoform X1, with protein MPVGVLGSCPTPSDLWQIGCRKQRDQPGERTRIATMQLGLILCLVLLSPPAATLHRHRSRETKKRVKELPSTAATVAPGTNGFAFDLYRALAAAAPNQNIFFSPLSISTTLAMISLGARSNTKAQILQGLRLNLQEGVEEELHNAFQQLLRELGRPRDDLQLNLGNALFISPTVHIQDSFLSAVRTLYLADTVPTNFGDPAGAQKQINDYVAKQTQGKIVDLVKDLDSTEVMVMVNYIFFKAQWETSFNYRNTLEQDFHVTSETAVRVPMMRREDWYYYLLDQNLSCKVVAVPYQGNATALFILPNEGTMGQVENGLHERILRKWFKTFIKRRLELYLPKFSIEGSYQLEKILPKLGISDVFTSQADLSGLTNHSNIQVSEMVHKAVVEVDESGTKAAAATGAIFAFRSARVGPLRVVFDRPFLMLIVENTENILFLGRVTHPRGGDSS; from the exons ATGCCTGTGGGGGTCTTGGGCTCATGCCCCACTCCCTCAGATCTATGGCAAATCGGCTGCAGGAAGCAAAGGGACCAGCCAGGAGAAAG AACGAGGATAGCCACCATGCAACTCGGCCTGATCTTGTGCCTGGTGCTCCTCAGCCCGCCGGCGGCCACCCTCCATCGCCACCGCTCCCGTGAGACGAAGAAGAGAGTCAAGGAGCTGCCATCCACAGCTGCCACGGTGGCCCCCGGCACCAACGGCTTTGCCTTCGACCTCTACAGGGCCTTGGCAGCTGCTGCCCCCAACCAAAacatcttcttctctcctctgagcATCTCCACAACCCTGGCCATGATCTCCCTGGGGGCTCGGTCCAACACAAAGGCGCAGATCCTGCAGGGCCTGCGCCTCAACCTCCAGGAGGGCGTGGAGGAGGAGCTCCACAACGCCTTCCAGCAGCTGCTCCGGGAGCTCGGCCGGCCCAGAGATGACCTCCAGCTGAACCTCGGCAATGCCCTATTCATCAGCCCCACAGTGCATATCCAGGACAGCTTCCTGAGTGCCGTGAGGACACTGTACCTGGCAGACACTGTCCCCACCAACTTTGGGGACCCCGCAGGGGCCCAGAAGCAGATCAATGATTACGTGGCAAAGCAAACTCAGGGCAAGATTGTGGACTTGGTGAAGGACCTGGACAGCACCGAGGTCATGGTTATGGTGAATTACATTTTCTTCAAAG CTCAGTGGGAGACAAGCTTCAACTACAGAAACACCCTAGAGCAGGACTTCCATGTGACCTCGGAGACGGCGGTGCGGGTGCCCATGATGAGACGCGAGGATTGGTATTACTACCTCCTGGACCAAAACCTCTCCTGCAAGGTGGTGGCGGTCCCCTACCAGGGGAATGCCACTGCCTTGTTCATTCTCCCCAACGAGGGCACGATGGGTCAGGTGGAGAACGGACTGCATGAGAGAATCCTGAGGAAGTGGTTCAAGACGTTCATAAAGAG gcGGCTGGAGCTTTACCTTCCCAAGTTCTCCATTGAGGGCTCCTATCAGCTGGAAAAAATCCTCCCCAAACTGGGAATCAGTGATGTCTTCACCTCCCAAGCTGACCTGAGCGGCCTTACCAACCACTCCAACATCCAGGTGTCTGAG ATGGTGCACAAAGCCGTGGTGGAGGTGGACGAGTCGGGGACCAAGGCGGCCGCAGCCACTGGGGCGATCTTTGCCTTCAGGTCGGCTAGAGTGGGCCCCCTGAGGGTGGTGTTCGACAGGCCCTTTCTGATGCTCATTGTGGAGAACACGGAGAACATCCTCTTCCTCGGCAGAGTGACCCACCCCCGGGGGGGAGATTCCTCCTGA
- the SERPINA5 gene encoding plasma serine protease inhibitor isoform X2 → MTLNLAEPPFPYRTRIATMQLGLILCLVLLSPPAATLHRHRSRETKKRVKELPSTAATVAPGTNGFAFDLYRALAAAAPNQNIFFSPLSISTTLAMISLGARSNTKAQILQGLRLNLQEGVEEELHNAFQQLLRELGRPRDDLQLNLGNALFISPTVHIQDSFLSAVRTLYLADTVPTNFGDPAGAQKQINDYVAKQTQGKIVDLVKDLDSTEVMVMVNYIFFKAQWETSFNYRNTLEQDFHVTSETAVRVPMMRREDWYYYLLDQNLSCKVVAVPYQGNATALFILPNEGTMGQVENGLHERILRKWFKTFIKRRLELYLPKFSIEGSYQLEKILPKLGISDVFTSQADLSGLTNHSNIQVSEMVHKAVVEVDESGTKAAAATGAIFAFRSARVGPLRVVFDRPFLMLIVENTENILFLGRVTHPRGGDSS, encoded by the exons atgaCACTAAATCTggctgagcctccgtttccttatAG AACGAGGATAGCCACCATGCAACTCGGCCTGATCTTGTGCCTGGTGCTCCTCAGCCCGCCGGCGGCCACCCTCCATCGCCACCGCTCCCGTGAGACGAAGAAGAGAGTCAAGGAGCTGCCATCCACAGCTGCCACGGTGGCCCCCGGCACCAACGGCTTTGCCTTCGACCTCTACAGGGCCTTGGCAGCTGCTGCCCCCAACCAAAacatcttcttctctcctctgagcATCTCCACAACCCTGGCCATGATCTCCCTGGGGGCTCGGTCCAACACAAAGGCGCAGATCCTGCAGGGCCTGCGCCTCAACCTCCAGGAGGGCGTGGAGGAGGAGCTCCACAACGCCTTCCAGCAGCTGCTCCGGGAGCTCGGCCGGCCCAGAGATGACCTCCAGCTGAACCTCGGCAATGCCCTATTCATCAGCCCCACAGTGCATATCCAGGACAGCTTCCTGAGTGCCGTGAGGACACTGTACCTGGCAGACACTGTCCCCACCAACTTTGGGGACCCCGCAGGGGCCCAGAAGCAGATCAATGATTACGTGGCAAAGCAAACTCAGGGCAAGATTGTGGACTTGGTGAAGGACCTGGACAGCACCGAGGTCATGGTTATGGTGAATTACATTTTCTTCAAAG CTCAGTGGGAGACAAGCTTCAACTACAGAAACACCCTAGAGCAGGACTTCCATGTGACCTCGGAGACGGCGGTGCGGGTGCCCATGATGAGACGCGAGGATTGGTATTACTACCTCCTGGACCAAAACCTCTCCTGCAAGGTGGTGGCGGTCCCCTACCAGGGGAATGCCACTGCCTTGTTCATTCTCCCCAACGAGGGCACGATGGGTCAGGTGGAGAACGGACTGCATGAGAGAATCCTGAGGAAGTGGTTCAAGACGTTCATAAAGAG gcGGCTGGAGCTTTACCTTCCCAAGTTCTCCATTGAGGGCTCCTATCAGCTGGAAAAAATCCTCCCCAAACTGGGAATCAGTGATGTCTTCACCTCCCAAGCTGACCTGAGCGGCCTTACCAACCACTCCAACATCCAGGTGTCTGAG ATGGTGCACAAAGCCGTGGTGGAGGTGGACGAGTCGGGGACCAAGGCGGCCGCAGCCACTGGGGCGATCTTTGCCTTCAGGTCGGCTAGAGTGGGCCCCCTGAGGGTGGTGTTCGACAGGCCCTTTCTGATGCTCATTGTGGAGAACACGGAGAACATCCTCTTCCTCGGCAGAGTGACCCACCCCCGGGGGGGAGATTCCTCCTGA
- the SERPINA5 gene encoding plasma serine protease inhibitor isoform X3, with protein sequence MQLGLILCLVLLSPPAATLHRHRSRETKKRVKELPSTAATVAPGTNGFAFDLYRALAAAAPNQNIFFSPLSISTTLAMISLGARSNTKAQILQGLRLNLQEGVEEELHNAFQQLLRELGRPRDDLQLNLGNALFISPTVHIQDSFLSAVRTLYLADTVPTNFGDPAGAQKQINDYVAKQTQGKIVDLVKDLDSTEVMVMVNYIFFKAQWETSFNYRNTLEQDFHVTSETAVRVPMMRREDWYYYLLDQNLSCKVVAVPYQGNATALFILPNEGTMGQVENGLHERILRKWFKTFIKRRLELYLPKFSIEGSYQLEKILPKLGISDVFTSQADLSGLTNHSNIQVSEMVHKAVVEVDESGTKAAAATGAIFAFRSARVGPLRVVFDRPFLMLIVENTENILFLGRVTHPRGGDSS encoded by the exons ATGCAACTCGGCCTGATCTTGTGCCTGGTGCTCCTCAGCCCGCCGGCGGCCACCCTCCATCGCCACCGCTCCCGTGAGACGAAGAAGAGAGTCAAGGAGCTGCCATCCACAGCTGCCACGGTGGCCCCCGGCACCAACGGCTTTGCCTTCGACCTCTACAGGGCCTTGGCAGCTGCTGCCCCCAACCAAAacatcttcttctctcctctgagcATCTCCACAACCCTGGCCATGATCTCCCTGGGGGCTCGGTCCAACACAAAGGCGCAGATCCTGCAGGGCCTGCGCCTCAACCTCCAGGAGGGCGTGGAGGAGGAGCTCCACAACGCCTTCCAGCAGCTGCTCCGGGAGCTCGGCCGGCCCAGAGATGACCTCCAGCTGAACCTCGGCAATGCCCTATTCATCAGCCCCACAGTGCATATCCAGGACAGCTTCCTGAGTGCCGTGAGGACACTGTACCTGGCAGACACTGTCCCCACCAACTTTGGGGACCCCGCAGGGGCCCAGAAGCAGATCAATGATTACGTGGCAAAGCAAACTCAGGGCAAGATTGTGGACTTGGTGAAGGACCTGGACAGCACCGAGGTCATGGTTATGGTGAATTACATTTTCTTCAAAG CTCAGTGGGAGACAAGCTTCAACTACAGAAACACCCTAGAGCAGGACTTCCATGTGACCTCGGAGACGGCGGTGCGGGTGCCCATGATGAGACGCGAGGATTGGTATTACTACCTCCTGGACCAAAACCTCTCCTGCAAGGTGGTGGCGGTCCCCTACCAGGGGAATGCCACTGCCTTGTTCATTCTCCCCAACGAGGGCACGATGGGTCAGGTGGAGAACGGACTGCATGAGAGAATCCTGAGGAAGTGGTTCAAGACGTTCATAAAGAG gcGGCTGGAGCTTTACCTTCCCAAGTTCTCCATTGAGGGCTCCTATCAGCTGGAAAAAATCCTCCCCAAACTGGGAATCAGTGATGTCTTCACCTCCCAAGCTGACCTGAGCGGCCTTACCAACCACTCCAACATCCAGGTGTCTGAG ATGGTGCACAAAGCCGTGGTGGAGGTGGACGAGTCGGGGACCAAGGCGGCCGCAGCCACTGGGGCGATCTTTGCCTTCAGGTCGGCTAGAGTGGGCCCCCTGAGGGTGGTGTTCGACAGGCCCTTTCTGATGCTCATTGTGGAGAACACGGAGAACATCCTCTTCCTCGGCAGAGTGACCCACCCCCGGGGGGGAGATTCCTCCTGA